A genome region from Euphorbia lathyris chromosome 4, ddEupLath1.1, whole genome shotgun sequence includes the following:
- the LOC136225833 gene encoding uncharacterized protein, producing MAAPQSKSISSSSRSPSKPTTPRYSEISNPMRRSFTGNPFAKKQPSIVPNPRSGFNPNTPANSPSDYPLRNSIDSENKENSKDVNVKSPPPSSLKGTKHFMSPTISAASKTNAAPRKKMLTERSESVRTSVNRNEALNEDSDFKPEKGLNKKKEVSFNPTVTYLEDKEEDIMTSYEDLDSVVADGCDLFSETAPAVDDFVNLDPSFRISPMASNSPLPSPSLAPLAEDLDSVGDGWDSFSETAAAVDDSVNLDPSFRVSPMAFSSSLSSPALAPLDADPLMLPYDPKTNYLAPRPQFRRYKPNPRLELYLKQRYGNELEESFVSDDEFSEQESDESYLDSQKDSEVAAWGDVVPEEEEEEDISEPNLVATFEGAIEGRKVSKRHLLMRPKFTALLFVLALAGLWASVSNSPIMDPSVLNNLNFPNLYVPPEVSQCTRENLEGLAQKFRQWLYESLSYLDNLVSSFTEWHKPGRLQFANTTILLEECSIDNYLMGDHSTFVAEFMHKEKEEDATPIEAHEKDEGGPEIEDEERVEFDELIEEDAEGGYNTAADESSEEVSDDKGQGSGYQEAIVVPYSVVEASGIIIVPESDEASMTTTTTTDEANAHSILAAEVTQARVEIAELFGLPSNADVAEEWVAILNAEPDVAHPLAEFVFSPVETESTVPDFETESSDSDAPTMETQRSGSVDMAVDRIKNLFLGQAVLGTISLTVSTLLAVIAFIFMKNRTSMAPPNAAFAVDQVPRAKKADQVSMSTRNTFQQMDVHKLEESCCPSEMSSSRYSSSYSKEEQRGSSEAQSQGRKSRSNTRRESMASSDCSMGSSSYGSFTTYQKVQIKHGNAEEEFLTPVRRSTRIRKQVTSP from the exons ATGGCTGCGCCTCAAAGCAAGAGCATTTCTTCTTCATCGCGGTCACCGAGCAAGCCAACTACTCCAAGGTATTCAGAGATCAGTAACCCGATGAGGAGAAGTTTCACCGGCAATCCTTTTGCTAAGAAACAGCCTTCGATTGTTCCAAACCCAAGATCTGGGTTTAACCCTAACACTCCTGCTAATAGTCCTTCag ATTATCCGCTGAGGAACTCTATTGACAGTGAGAACAAGGAAAACAGTAAAGATGTCAATGTTAAATCACCACCCCCTTCCTCTTTGAAGGGCACAAAGCACTTCATGTCTCCAACAATTTCTGCAGCCTCGAAAACCAATGCAGCTCCAAGGAAGAAAATGCTGACGGAGAGAAGTGAGTCAGTTCGCACATCTGTTAATAGAAATGAAGCTTTAAATGAAGATTCAGACTTCAAGCcggaaaaaggtttgaacaagAAGAAGGAGGTATCATTTAATCCAACAGTCACTTATCTGGAGGATAAGGAAGAGGATATCATGACCAGTTATGAAGATCTTGACTCTGTTGTTGCAGATGGTTGTGATTTGTTTTCGGAGACTGCACCTGCGGTTGATGATTTTGTAAATCTCGACCCAAGTTTCAGGATTAGTCCGATGGCTTCTAATAGCCCTTTGCCAAGTCCTTCTTTGGCACCACTTGCTGAAGATCTTGACTCTGTGGGAGATGGTTGGGATTCATTTTCAGAAACTGCAGCTGCGGTAGATGATTCTGTAAATCTCGATCCAAGTTTCAGGGTTAGTCCGATGGCTTTCAGTAGCTCTTTGTCAAGTCCTGCTTTGGCACCACTTGATGCTGATCCTTTAATGCTTCCTTATGATCCAAAGACGAATTACTTGGCTCCAAGGCCTCAGTTTCGTCGTTACAAGCCTAACCCCCGACTTGAGCTGTATCTCAAGCAAAGATATGGAAATGAGCTTGAGGAGAGTTTTGTGTCTGATGACGAATTTAGTGAACAAGAAAGTGATGAAAGTTATTTGGATTCACAGAAAGACTCTGAAGTTGCTGCTTGGGGTGATGTGGTGccagaagaagaggaggaggaggacatATCTGAACCAAATTTGGTCGCCACATTTGAGGGGGCTATTGAAGGAAGAAAGGTGTCTAAGCGACATCTCCTAATGAGACCAAAGTTCACCGCTTTGTTATTTGTTCTGGCTCTAGCCGGATTATGGGCCTCAGTTAGTAACTCACCAATTATGGACCCTTCTGTGCTTAATAATCTAAACTTCCCTAATCTGTATGTACCACCTGAGGTTTCACAGTGTACCAGAGAGAACTTAGAAGGCCTAGCTCAGAAGTTCAGGCAATGGTTATATGAATCATTATCTTATCTTGATAATCTGGTAAGCAGTTTCACAGAATGGCACAAACCTGGTCGCTTGCAGTTTGCTAACACGACCATCTTGCTTGAGGAATGCTCCATTGATAACTACCTGATGGGGGATCACAGTACTTTTGTAGCAGAATTCATgcataaagaaaaagaagaagatgctACACCAATTGAAGCCCATGAGAAAGATGAAGGTGGTCCagaaattgaagatgaagagagaGTTGAATTTGATGAGCTTATTGAAGAAGATGCAGAAGGAGGATATAATACTGCAGCTGATGAAAGCAGTGAGGAAGTTTCAGATGACAAGGGTCAAGGATCTGGGTACCAAGAAGCAATAGTGGTACCTTACAGCGTTGTTGAAGCGTCAGGGATTATTATTGTTCCTGAATCAGATGAAGCAAGTATGACCACGACGACGACGACTGATGAGGCGAATGCTCATAGTATTTTAGCAGCAGAAGTGACCCAAGCTAGAGTTGAAATTGCAGAGTTATTTGGGCTGCCAAGTAACGCAGATGTTGCAGAGGAGTGGGTTGCAATCCTCAATGCTGAGCCAGACGTCGCCCATCCTTTAGCTGAATTTGTTTTTAGTCCAGTTGAAACTGAGTCCACAGTGCCTGATTTTGAAACAGAAAGCTCAGATTCAGATGCTCCAACAATGGAGACACAGAGATCGGGATCAGTGGACATGGCAGTAGATAGGATTAAGAACCTATTTTTAGGACAGGCAGTGTTGGGGACTATCTCCTTGACTGTTTCAACTCTACTTGCTGTTATTGCTTTCATTTTTATGAAGAATCGAACATCCATGGCACCACCAAATGCAGCATTTGCAGTAGATCAAGTGCCAAGGGCTAAGAAAGCTGATCAAGTGTCAATGAGTACACGAAACACATTTCAGCAGATGGATGTTCATAAGCTTGAAGAGTCGTGTTGCCCATCAGAAATGAGCAGTTCCCGCTACAGCTCATCTTATAGCAAGGAAGAACAGAGGGGTTCGAGTGAAGCTCAGAGCCAAGGGAGAAAGTCTAGAAGCAATACAAGGagagaatccatggcttcatcAGATTGTTCAATGGGATCATCTTCTTATGGAAGTTTCACAACATACCAAAAAGTCCAAATCAAACAT GGAAATGCAGAGGAAGAGTTTCTTACTCCGGTTAGGCGGTCTACCAGAATCAGAAAGCAAGTCACTTCTCCTTGA